In one window of Mytilus trossulus isolate FHL-02 chromosome 7, PNRI_Mtr1.1.1.hap1, whole genome shotgun sequence DNA:
- the LOC134725651 gene encoding voltage-dependent anion-selective channel protein 2-like: MAPPSYSDLGKSARDLFSKGYNFGTNKLEAKTKTDSKVEFTSKLDHNHDTGKVAGSLETKYKWKDYGLTFKEKWTTDNVLNTEITVEDQIVQGLKLAFDTTFAPQTGKKQGTIKTGYKQDYVNMECDVNFDFAGPAVNGALVLGYNGWLGGYQMSFDTSKSKLSKSNFAVGYSTGDFTLHTNVNDGAEFGASIYQRVSDDLEAGVSLNWAAGSNATRFGLGAKYVLDRDSSVSLKVNNSSQIGMGYSQKLRDGVKLTLSTLIEGKNFNQGGHKIGLGLDVEA, translated from the exons ATGGCACCTCCATCATATTCCGATTTAGGAAAATCTGCCAGGGATCTCTTCAGTAAAGGTTACA ACTTTGGCACCAACAAACTAGAggctaaaacaaaaacagatagTAAAGTAGAATTCACAAGTAAATTAGACCACAATCACGATACTGGTAAAGTTGCTGGTAGTTTAGAAACCAAGTACAAATGGAAAGATTACG GATTAACATTCAAAGAAAAATGGACAACAGACAATGTGTTAAACACAGAAATAACTGTTGAGGACCAAATTGTTCAAGGTTTAAAATTAGCATTTGACACAACATTTGCTCCACAGACAGG aaagaaGCAGGGAACAATTAAGACTGGATACAAACAAGATTATGTAAATATGGAATGTGATGTTAACTTTGATTTTGCCGGACCAGCTGTGAATGGTGCCTTAGTATTAGG GTATAATGGCTGGCTTGGTGGATACCAGATGAGCTTTGATACTtccaaatcaaaactttccaaGAGCAACTTTGCTGTAGGTTACTCTACTGGTGACTTTACACTCCATACAAATGT aaatgatGGAGCTGAATTTGGTGCATCTATTTACCAACGAGTCAGTGATGATTTAGAAGCTGGAGTCAGCCTCAACTGGGCCGCAGGAAGTAACGCTACAAGATTTGGATTGGGGGCCAAATATGTATTAGACCGAGATTCTTCAGTCAGT TTGAAAGTAAACAACAGCAGTCAGATTGGAATGGGATATTCCCAGAAATTAAGAGATG GTGTTAAACTTACTCTGTCAACTCTCATAGAAGGCAAGAACTTCAACCAAGGAGGTCATAAAATAGGACTTGGTTTAGATGTAGAGGCATAA